One Kitasatospora sp. NBC_01266 genomic window carries:
- a CDS encoding thioesterase II family protein — MIRLHPPLPARGSAVLVIPGIGGTARTVGPLTAALTDVPTAVALRRPVAAGPAGEVDAIPGWAAELARQLADGPCPDALVVLGHSLGAYIALELVRRLEESAPGVVRALVVAGQLPPHRLPAPAGDWLDDASVLRRVSGGALPQGLAGEPALLRFLIDSWRADYRAVDAYRSRPVRPIATPLSVWNAAADPSAPSGAALSAWRGYTGAATEFATFEGAHDFLYTDVEPVAAQLSRLAAPRAEVLHV; from the coding sequence GTGATCCGGCTGCACCCGCCGCTGCCGGCCCGGGGGAGCGCGGTCCTGGTGATTCCGGGCATCGGCGGCACCGCCCGCACGGTCGGACCGCTGACCGCGGCGCTCACCGACGTGCCGACGGCCGTCGCGCTCCGGCGGCCGGTCGCCGCCGGCCCCGCCGGCGAGGTGGACGCGATCCCCGGCTGGGCCGCCGAGCTGGCGCGGCAGCTGGCCGACGGCCCTTGCCCGGACGCGCTGGTGGTCCTCGGGCACAGCCTGGGCGCGTACATCGCGCTGGAACTGGTCCGCAGGCTGGAGGAGTCGGCCCCCGGCGTGGTGCGCGCCCTGGTGGTGGCCGGCCAGCTTCCGCCGCACCGCCTCCCGGCCCCCGCCGGCGACTGGCTCGACGACGCGTCGGTGCTGCGCCGGGTGAGCGGCGGCGCGCTGCCCCAGGGGCTGGCCGGCGAGCCCGCGTTGCTGCGCTTCCTGATCGACTCGTGGCGCGCCGACTACCGGGCTGTCGACGCCTACCGGTCCCGGCCCGTGCGGCCGATCGCCACCCCGCTGTCGGTCTGGAACGCGGCCGCCGACCCGTCCGCGCCGAGCGGAGCGGCGCTGAGCGCCTGGCGCGGGTACACCGGTGCGGCCACGGAGTTCGCGACGTTCGAGGGCGCCCATGACTTCCTGTACACCGATGTCGAACCCGTGGCCGCCCAGCTGAGCCGGCTGGCCGCCCCCCGAGCCGAGGTGCTCCATGTCTGA
- a CDS encoding cytochrome P450, with the protein MVESRPDRPHVVDDWFLLPAPRPAAPVRLFCFPHAGGDASAFAPLARALAPDTEVWALRLPGRGARLREALPADFDALVDQVVRALLPHTHPGITFGLYGQSFGALLGYEVARALPPGHRPRFLVPASCHAPQRWAGELSERLDAAGLLAATGFDRIVAQNAEFEALALATTGADLALCRTYRYRPGPLSGTRLHAVVGAGDPLVCGQDLAAWAEVAEHGVDTTVVEGGHLLAVPTDPGPAELLRAVAATAVQPVGPSAPARRPAAVAADRAPVPDAALDLSDTTFWEGPDVAARIDALREDAPVRRMTVAGDGPTWAVLSYQHAAEVLGDAENFSSLGGSLLGTSPDGSAPAGSGRMMAFSDPPVHRTIRTPLTPFFNARNTAGYTPRLAEIAGQAVRAGLARGEVNFVDMIAPVPLAVMCDLLDIPEADRAKVVALSDRAFLSAGPQERRAGHQELIRYLFMHTIAHRARPADDLVSVLATHRTDGSLLPIEDVVLNLDNILVGGVQTVRHTAALGMLALLRSPRQLRALWDGEIEPADAVDELLRWTSSGLHVLRTAARDVRLGAAEIRAGEKVVVWTWAANHDPAQFERPEELLLDRSPNRHLGLGWGPHFCLGAALAKAELAAIFTALRDQVRTVELTGIPRHNKSIINFGLDELPVRLVGR; encoded by the coding sequence ATGGTGGAAAGCCGACCGGACCGGCCGCACGTGGTGGACGACTGGTTCCTGCTGCCGGCCCCGCGGCCCGCGGCGCCCGTCCGGCTGTTCTGCTTCCCGCACGCCGGCGGCGACGCCTCGGCGTTCGCGCCACTGGCCCGCGCCCTGGCACCCGACACCGAGGTGTGGGCGCTGCGCCTGCCCGGTCGCGGCGCCCGGCTGCGCGAGGCGCTGCCGGCGGACTTCGACGCGCTGGTGGACCAGGTGGTCCGGGCACTGCTGCCGCACACCCACCCGGGCATCACCTTCGGGCTCTACGGGCAGAGCTTCGGCGCCCTGCTCGGCTACGAGGTGGCCCGCGCCCTGCCGCCGGGCCACCGCCCCCGCTTCCTGGTCCCCGCCTCCTGCCACGCGCCGCAGCGGTGGGCGGGCGAGCTGTCGGAGCGGCTGGACGCGGCAGGGCTGCTGGCGGCCACCGGGTTCGACCGGATCGTCGCGCAGAACGCCGAGTTCGAGGCGCTGGCGCTGGCCACCACCGGCGCGGACCTCGCGCTCTGCCGCACCTACCGCTACCGCCCCGGCCCGCTGTCCGGGACGCGGCTGCACGCGGTGGTCGGCGCCGGTGATCCGCTGGTCTGCGGTCAGGACCTGGCGGCCTGGGCGGAGGTCGCCGAGCACGGCGTGGACACCACCGTGGTCGAGGGCGGGCACCTGCTCGCCGTCCCCACCGACCCGGGCCCGGCCGAGCTGCTGCGCGCCGTCGCCGCCACCGCCGTCCAGCCGGTGGGGCCGAGCGCGCCCGCCCGCCGGCCCGCCGCCGTCGCGGCGGACCGGGCCCCAGTGCCTGACGCGGCCCTGGACCTGTCCGACACCACGTTCTGGGAGGGCCCGGACGTCGCGGCGCGGATCGACGCGCTGCGCGAGGACGCGCCCGTTCGGCGGATGACGGTCGCGGGCGACGGACCCACCTGGGCGGTCCTCTCCTACCAGCACGCGGCCGAAGTGCTCGGTGACGCCGAGAACTTCAGTTCGCTGGGCGGCTCGCTGCTGGGCACCTCCCCGGACGGCTCGGCGCCGGCCGGCTCCGGCCGGATGATGGCGTTCAGCGACCCGCCGGTGCACCGCACCATCCGCACCCCGCTGACCCCGTTCTTCAACGCGCGCAACACCGCGGGCTACACGCCACGGCTGGCCGAGATCGCCGGGCAGGCCGTGCGGGCCGGGCTGGCCCGGGGCGAGGTCAACTTCGTCGACATGATCGCCCCGGTACCGCTCGCGGTGATGTGCGATCTGCTGGACATCCCGGAAGCCGACCGCGCCAAGGTGGTCGCGCTCTCCGACCGCGCCTTCCTGAGCGCCGGCCCGCAGGAGCGCCGCGCGGGGCACCAGGAGCTGATCCGCTACCTGTTCATGCACACCATCGCCCACCGCGCGCGCCCGGCCGACGACTTGGTCAGCGTGCTGGCCACGCACCGGACGGACGGCAGCCTGCTGCCGATCGAGGACGTGGTGCTGAACCTGGACAACATCCTGGTCGGCGGCGTCCAGACGGTCCGGCACACCGCCGCGCTGGGCATGCTCGCACTGCTGCGCAGCCCCCGCCAGCTGCGGGCCCTGTGGGACGGGGAGATCGAACCGGCGGACGCGGTGGACGAGTTGCTGCGCTGGACCTCCTCGGGACTGCACGTGCTGCGCACCGCGGCCCGGGATGTGCGGCTCGGCGCGGCCGAGATCAGGGCGGGGGAGAAGGTGGTGGTGTGGACCTGGGCGGCCAACCACGATCCGGCCCAGTTCGAGCGCCCCGAGGAACTGCTGCTGGACCGGTCGCCCAACCGGCACCTGGGCCTGGGCTGGGGGCCGCACTTCTGCCTCGGCGCGGCCCTGGCGAAGGCCGAACTGGCCGCCATCTTCACGGCCCTGCGGGACCAGGTGCGGACCGTGGAGCTGACCGGGATCCCGCGGCACAACAAGTCGATCATCAACTTCGGCCTGGACGAGCTGCCGGTGCGGCTCGTCGGCCGCTGA
- a CDS encoding condensation domain-containing protein — protein sequence MTVTLNAGTVEERLAAVWSEVLDGVPVTRSDNFFELGGDSLLIIETVALAREEGLDFTPLDLIEHQTVAELAARITRAPLARSAEAAPEDFPLTAAQHRLCTAQPHPRHVTQSALWHADGLDAALLAAALTAVVDHHDSFRLRLVDGPGEARLRYAARTGVMLEHLDLSGRPTAARERELLAHTTRLQRSVDPGHGPLVRAALFELGDAGRRLFVTAHHLAVDGASWRILRADLTRSYRRLELGQPVDLPAPTSPYGVWARHCATGPAARATSPAARGARVADAATVTVRASEQVTATLLGRVRSELGVGMDAVLVAAVARAVARVNGLEQVGVEVEGHGRDTAPAGLDISRTTGWFTQLRTVVLTPGRPGPRALITAAGRELAAAGADAAGAVVPTVLVNYLGRFTERAEELFTDATEAVGADRYPDNFLSHPIEVHAAVDGARLVTVITCDGAAPAGAGAEALAAAYREVLEQLADALRGDAR from the coding sequence ATGACTGTGACCCTGAACGCCGGCACCGTCGAGGAGCGGTTGGCCGCGGTCTGGTCGGAGGTCCTGGACGGGGTGCCCGTCACCAGGTCCGACAACTTCTTCGAACTCGGCGGCGACTCGCTGCTGATCATCGAGACGGTCGCGCTGGCCCGCGAGGAGGGGCTGGACTTCACCCCGCTCGACCTGATCGAGCACCAGACGGTGGCCGAACTCGCGGCCCGGATCACCCGTGCCCCACTCGCCCGCAGTGCCGAGGCCGCGCCGGAGGACTTCCCGCTGACCGCCGCCCAGCACCGGCTGTGCACCGCGCAGCCGCACCCGCGCCACGTCACCCAGTCGGCGCTGTGGCACGCGGACGGCCTGGACGCCGCGCTGCTGGCGGCGGCCCTGACCGCCGTCGTGGACCACCACGACTCCTTCCGGCTGCGCCTGGTCGACGGCCCGGGCGAGGCCCGGCTGCGCTACGCCGCGCGCACCGGCGTCATGCTCGAACACCTGGACCTGTCCGGCCGCCCCACCGCCGCGCGGGAGCGGGAGCTGCTGGCGCACACCACCCGCCTGCAGCGCTCGGTCGATCCCGGCCACGGCCCGCTGGTGCGGGCCGCGCTCTTCGAACTCGGCGACGCCGGGCGCCGGCTCTTCGTCACCGCCCACCACCTGGCGGTGGACGGCGCCTCCTGGCGGATCCTGCGCGCCGACCTGACCAGGAGCTACCGGCGGCTGGAACTCGGGCAGCCGGTCGACCTCCCGGCGCCGACCAGCCCGTACGGCGTGTGGGCCCGGCACTGCGCCACCGGGCCCGCCGCGAGGGCCACTTCGCCGGCGGCCCGGGGCGCGCGGGTCGCGGACGCGGCCACGGTCACCGTGCGCGCGTCCGAGCAGGTGACCGCGACCCTGCTGGGCCGGGTCCGGTCCGAGCTGGGCGTGGGGATGGACGCGGTGCTGGTCGCCGCGGTCGCCCGCGCCGTCGCCCGGGTCAACGGCCTGGAGCAGGTCGGCGTCGAGGTCGAAGGGCACGGCCGGGACACCGCCCCCGCCGGGCTGGACATCAGCCGCACGACCGGCTGGTTCACCCAGTTGCGGACCGTCGTCCTCACCCCGGGCCGACCCGGCCCCCGCGCCCTGATCACCGCGGCGGGCCGGGAGCTCGCCGCTGCCGGGGCCGACGCCGCCGGCGCGGTGGTGCCCACCGTGCTGGTCAACTACCTGGGCCGGTTCACCGAGCGGGCCGAGGAGCTGTTCACCGACGCCACCGAGGCGGTCGGCGCGGACCGGTACCCGGACAACTTCCTCTCCCACCCGATCGAGGTCCACGCCGCGGTCGACGGCGCGCGGCTGGTCACCGTCATCACCTGCGACGGGGCCGCGCCCGCCGGGGCCGGCGCCGAGGCGTTGGCCGCCGCCTACCGCGAGGTGCTGGAGCAACTGGCCGACGCGCTGCGGGGAGACGCCCGGTGA
- a CDS encoding non-ribosomal peptide synthetase, producing the protein MTSGLQIEPGTVLGGTGTVVELFEERVRACPQAVALVQAGGPHWSYQELNDRANQVAWWLRGHGVGVGDRVGLHLARSLECVAAMLGVLKAGAAYLPLEPGVPAERLAHFVRDAAPVAVVSADPAAAPRSGVRVLDLADPELTRNPTRNPGLALSAEDVVYVPYTSGSTGTPKGTLVPHRAVPGFFAGERYAYWGPGATAVLHAALSWDGHILDLYPALLSGGRVLIPGHGNTDPIATAHTAAEHGASVLFLTTAAFNLLALTQGGPATAPRYLLFGGESASVEYTRQVARRYPDTELVHCYGPSEATVFTTVQPLRPADLAGDVLPIGRPVGDRIVHVLDERLRPTPDGETGELYVAGPALGHGYLNRAGLTAQKFLPDPFSTEPGARMYRSGDLVRRLPDGRLEFVGRRDGQVKIRGYRIELGEIEAALAALGSVATCAVTVHEPAPGDKRLAAYLTAADGATPDPDGIREQLRARLPEYLVPATVTVLPALPMTANGKIDRRALPAPDPTADRPTDRSPENQDADPLERLIGLTWARLLGVGQVAPSDNFLTLGGHSLLAVRLVHVLRAALGVQVSLGSLLAAADLAEFTAGVRAELDRAAVQPDLPQLLRRLAP; encoded by the coding sequence ATGACCAGCGGACTTCAGATCGAGCCCGGCACGGTCCTGGGCGGTACGGGGACGGTCGTCGAGCTCTTCGAGGAGCGGGTGCGGGCATGTCCGCAGGCCGTCGCGCTGGTCCAGGCGGGCGGGCCGCACTGGTCGTACCAGGAGTTGAACGACCGGGCGAACCAGGTGGCCTGGTGGTTGCGGGGTCACGGGGTGGGCGTGGGCGACCGGGTGGGACTGCACCTGGCGCGGTCGCTCGAGTGCGTCGCGGCGATGCTGGGGGTGCTGAAGGCGGGGGCGGCGTATCTGCCGCTGGAGCCGGGGGTGCCGGCCGAGCGGTTGGCGCACTTCGTGCGGGACGCGGCGCCGGTGGCCGTGGTCAGCGCGGATCCGGCGGCGGCGCCCCGGTCGGGGGTGCGGGTGCTCGACCTGGCGGACCCTGAGCTGACCCGCAACCCGACCCGGAACCCGGGGCTGGCGCTGTCCGCCGAGGACGTGGTGTACGTGCCGTACACCTCGGGCTCCACGGGCACGCCGAAGGGCACACTGGTGCCGCACCGCGCGGTGCCGGGGTTCTTCGCCGGGGAGCGGTACGCCTACTGGGGCCCCGGGGCCACGGCGGTGCTGCACGCGGCGCTCTCCTGGGACGGGCACATCCTGGACCTGTACCCGGCGCTGCTCTCCGGCGGCCGGGTGCTGATCCCCGGCCACGGCAACACCGACCCGATCGCCACCGCCCACACCGCGGCCGAGCACGGCGCCAGCGTGCTCTTCCTCACCACGGCCGCCTTCAACCTGCTGGCCCTCACCCAGGGCGGCCCGGCCACGGCCCCGCGCTACCTGCTCTTCGGCGGCGAGAGCGCGTCCGTCGAGTACACCCGGCAGGTCGCGCGCCGCTACCCGGACACCGAACTGGTGCACTGCTACGGCCCGTCCGAGGCGACGGTGTTCACCACCGTGCAGCCGCTGCGGCCCGCCGACCTGGCCGGGGACGTCCTGCCGATCGGGCGGCCGGTCGGCGACCGGATCGTCCACGTGCTGGACGAGCGGCTGCGGCCGACCCCGGACGGAGAGACCGGCGAACTGTACGTCGCCGGCCCGGCGCTGGGCCACGGCTACCTGAACCGGGCCGGCCTGACGGCGCAGAAGTTCCTGCCCGACCCGTTCAGCACCGAACCGGGTGCGCGGATGTACCGCAGCGGCGACCTGGTGCGCCGACTGCCGGACGGCAGGCTGGAGTTCGTCGGGCGGCGGGACGGCCAGGTGAAGATCCGGGGCTACCGGATCGAGCTGGGCGAGATCGAGGCCGCGCTGGCCGCGCTCGGCTCGGTGGCCACCTGCGCGGTGACCGTGCACGAGCCGGCGCCGGGGGACAAGCGGCTGGCCGCCTACCTCACGGCCGCCGACGGCGCCACCCCCGACCCGGACGGGATCCGGGAGCAACTGCGGGCGAGGCTGCCCGAGTACCTGGTCCCGGCCACCGTCACCGTGCTGCCCGCCCTCCCGATGACCGCCAACGGGAAGATCGACCGCCGGGCGCTGCCGGCGCCGGACCCCACCGCGGACCGGCCGACGGACCGGTCGCCGGAGAACCAGGACGCCGACCCGCTGGAGCGGCTCATCGGCCTGACCTGGGCCCGGCTGCTCGGCGTCGGACAGGTGGCGCCGAGTGACAACTTCCTGACCCTGGGCGGGCATTCACTGCTCGCGGTGCGGCTGGTGCATGTGCTGCGGGCCGCGCTGGGCGTGCAGGTGAGCCTCGGCAGCCTGCTCGCCGCCGCCGACCTGGCGGAGTTCACGGCGGGGGTGCGGGCCGAACTGGACCGGGCGGCGGTCCAGCCCGACCTGCCGCAGTTGCTGCGCAGGCTGGCGCCGTGA
- a CDS encoding MbtH family protein yields MDAFTEFAVVVNEEEQYSLWPAGLELPLGWRAEGTSGSEADCLARVEQVWSDIRPKSLRDSIARRRAEESVR; encoded by the coding sequence CGCTTTCACCGAGTTCGCCGTCGTGGTCAACGAGGAGGAGCAGTACTCGCTCTGGCCGGCCGGCCTGGAACTCCCGCTCGGCTGGCGGGCCGAGGGGACCAGCGGCAGCGAGGCGGACTGCCTGGCCCGGGTCGAGCAGGTCTGGTCGGACATCCGCCCGAAGAGCCTGCGCGACTCGATCGCCCGGCGGCGTGCCGAGGAGTCCGTGCGATGA
- a CDS encoding condensation domain-containing protein produces the protein MTAARPQAAPDDVMRELLAALVDPAAAPASPLPQGTGQDGEVPLTEGQRQLWFLQQLWPEATTYHVCTALRLRGPLHTTALERALAALIRRHPVLRMNIRAGRRGRPQGLLHPPGAGPATLVAADLGGCPPQLREARIQQAAQADLAVPFDLAGGPLVRARLLRFAPDDHALVLTLHHLVVDGWSMRIILRDLAALYSAQAAAAPAYLPELRYQYADFAAWQQSGLSSSARYAAALDHWRRTLAQAPQESTPPPDRETAQADGGRGGRSLHFDLPAATVRGVRVLAARQASSPFAVCHAAFTLWLARATGRTDLVVGAPSCGRPFPELDEVVGYFVNLLPLRSELRAESTFAETVRTAHTTIAAALDHDLLPFDRIVKTLGIRRGAGRPPLAQVAFQLVDDATVGGEADDWYGLAAEECRILHDDGARFDLELDLRRRGPETIEGCLTYDTRRYRERTAEQVRDDYLDLLAALCDHPDTPLGPLLDGGRPLTTAHDGSRRDGSR, from the coding sequence GTGACCGCCGCCCGACCGCAGGCCGCCCCGGACGACGTGATGCGCGAGCTGCTGGCCGCCCTGGTCGACCCGGCCGCCGCACCGGCCAGTCCGCTCCCGCAGGGCACCGGCCAGGACGGCGAGGTCCCGCTCACCGAAGGCCAGCGGCAGCTCTGGTTCCTCCAGCAGCTGTGGCCCGAGGCCACCACCTACCACGTGTGCACCGCGCTGCGGCTGCGCGGCCCGCTGCACACCACCGCCCTGGAACGGGCGCTGGCCGCCCTGATCCGACGGCACCCGGTGCTGCGGATGAACATCCGCGCCGGGCGGCGCGGGCGCCCGCAGGGCCTGCTGCACCCGCCCGGCGCCGGCCCGGCCACCCTGGTGGCCGCCGACCTCGGCGGCTGCCCGCCGCAGCTGCGCGAGGCGCGGATCCAGCAGGCGGCGCAGGCTGACCTGGCGGTGCCGTTCGACCTGGCCGGCGGCCCGCTGGTCAGGGCCCGACTGCTCCGGTTCGCACCGGACGACCACGCGCTGGTGCTGACCCTGCACCACCTCGTGGTCGACGGCTGGTCGATGCGGATCATCCTGCGCGACCTGGCTGCGCTCTACTCGGCCCAGGCCGCCGCAGCGCCCGCCTACCTGCCGGAACTCCGGTACCAGTACGCCGACTTCGCCGCCTGGCAGCAGAGCGGGCTGAGCTCGTCGGCGCGCTACGCGGCCGCGCTCGACCACTGGCGGCGCACCCTGGCGCAGGCACCGCAGGAGTCCACCCCGCCGCCGGACCGGGAGACGGCCCAGGCGGACGGCGGACGGGGCGGCCGCTCGCTCCACTTCGACCTGCCGGCCGCCACCGTGCGCGGCGTGCGGGTGCTGGCCGCCCGCCAGGCCAGCAGCCCGTTCGCCGTCTGCCACGCGGCCTTCACCCTCTGGCTGGCCCGCGCCACCGGGCGCACCGACCTGGTGGTGGGCGCGCCCAGCTGCGGCCGCCCGTTCCCCGAACTGGACGAGGTGGTCGGCTACTTCGTCAACCTGCTGCCGCTGCGCAGCGAGCTGCGCGCGGAGTCGACCTTCGCCGAGACGGTGCGCACGGCCCACACCACCATCGCCGCCGCACTCGACCACGACCTGCTGCCCTTCGACCGGATCGTCAAGACCCTCGGCATCCGCCGCGGCGCGGGCCGTCCGCCACTCGCCCAGGTGGCGTTCCAACTGGTCGACGACGCCACGGTGGGCGGCGAGGCCGACGACTGGTACGGCCTGGCCGCCGAGGAGTGCCGCATCCTGCACGACGACGGCGCCCGCTTCGACCTCGAACTCGACCTGCGCCGGCGGGGCCCCGAGACGATCGAAGGCTGCCTCACCTACGACACCCGGCGCTACCGGGAACGCACCGCCGAGCAGGTCCGAGACGACTACCTCGACCTGCTGGCCGCGCTCTGCGACCACCCGGACACCCCCCTGGGCCCGCTGCTCGACGGCGGCCGGCCCCTGACCACGGCCCACGACGGGTCACGGCGGGACGGATCACGATGA